The Zingiber officinale cultivar Zhangliang chromosome 10A, Zo_v1.1, whole genome shotgun sequence genome contains a region encoding:
- the LOC122027387 gene encoding high mobility group B protein 7-like isoform X2, producing the protein MRNLLFSRLTFPSFIVSSRSCCWFLRCCFRFVPDLSRSSHSRRRVQEGGAMAKGSSKANPPRPRKRVEADTNTLKRARDGSAFTRCEACKKDVAVVLIDMHSCSLDSKIKMTLESQVVEKTVEATKPAEKKRAALTDREKKPKKTKKSKESSGRKRPPTAFFLFMDDFRKSFKEANPDNKSVSLVAKEGGEKWKSMLEEEKKPYVERAAELKAEFKKAVEEDNLEGEEEAGEKPEEETNQEEEEEEKEASAKEEEELEDED; encoded by the exons ATGCGAAATCTCCTCTTTTCCCGCCTAACATTTCCTTCCTTTATAGTCTCTTCTAGATCGTGCTGTTGGTTCTTGCGCTGTTGTTTTCGTTTCGTTCCTGATCTCTCTCGGTCTTCACACAGTCGCCGTCGTGTTCAGGAAGGGGGAGCAATGGCGAAGGGTTCATCAAAGGCTAATCCGCCGAGGCCGAGGAAAAGGGTGGAAGCAGACACTAACACGTTGAAGCGTGCGAGGGATGGAAGCGCCTTCACAAGATg CGAAGCGTGCAAAAAGGATGTGGCAGTCGTGCTCATCGACATGCACAGTTGCAGTCTCGATTCTAAGATCAAGATGACGCTTG AATCACAAGTTGTGGAAAAAACAGTGGAGGCGACGAAGCCTGCTGAgaa GAAGAGAGCTGCCTTGACGGATAGGGAGAAGAAGCCAAAGAAGACAAAGAAGTCCAAAGAATCTAGTGGTCGCAAGCGACCTCCCACAGCCTTCTTCCTTTTCAT GGATGATTTTAGGAAGTCATTCAAAGAGGCTAACCCTGACAATAAGAGCGTGTCTTTG GTTGCCAAAGAAGGTGGTGAAAAGTGGAAATCCATGTTGGAAGAA GAAAAGAAACCTTATGTTGAAAGAGCAGCAGAGCTCAAAGCAGAATTTAAGAAAGCAGTAGAGGAGGACAATCTAGAAGGTGAGGAGGAAGCAGGTGAGAAGCCGGAAGAAGAAaccaatcaagaagaagaagaagaa GAGAAGGAAGCTTCTgccaaagaagaagaggaactagaaGATGAAGATTAA
- the LOC122027386 gene encoding DNA damage-repair/toleration protein DRT100-like, which produces MKTSTMILQVSLIFALVAVFLLQVVAQRVGDGHAPCSKEDMAALLTFKSSILEDSTGILSSWTGNDCCSDWEGVNCDLSRGKVVQLKLEMPASGYGPRPLFMRGTLSPALGSLKSLQILQITGAKKLTGAIPESFSQLSSLIELILDDNLLSGSIPSGLGRLTALAVLSLSGNRLTGQLPPSLGHLKLAQVNLGRNLLAGPVPSTFGNLKALEFLDLSHNQLIGGIPSFMGGYPNLTNLDLSYNQFSGPIPSSLCRLSMAMEISLDSNRLTSQIPSQIGDLKNLRTFSVSNNSLNGSIPYSLGKLKKLWRVNLSGNKLSGPVPLEVQNGLPVLQSLNLSHNDFQLQTIPDWIRRRELREVHLAGCNIRSSLEPFAFPGIIDQLDLSDNHLTGEIGDFFTNMSVLQTLDLHSNQISGEIPNSIWRVKSLRRLDLSRNQIEGGIPASLGQITTLEWLDISNNMINGSMPSTFSSLVKIKHASFRANRLCGQIPQSRPFNIFPPSAYAHNLCLCGRPLPPCK; this is translated from the coding sequence ATGAAAACGTCCACGATGATCTTGCAGGTTTCCCTAATCTTTGCTCTCGTCGCAGTGTTCTTATTGCAGGTCGTAGCTCAGAGAGTCGGAGATGGCCATGCACCTTGCTCGAAGGAGGACATGGCTGCCCTCCTCACCTTCAAATCCAGCATCCTCGAGGACAGCACAGGCATCTTATCGTCATGGACAGGCAACGACTGCTGCTCAGACTGGGAAGGTGTCAACTGCGACCTCTCCAGGGGAAAGGTAGTGCAATTGAAGCTCGAAATGCCGGCTTCTGGATACGGACCACGCCCCCTCTTCATGAGGGGCACCCTCTCCCCTGCTCTGGGCAGCCTCAAGTCCTTACAGATACTACAGATCACCGGAGCCAAGAAGCTCACCGGAGCCATCCCCGAGAGCTTCTCACAGCTGAGCAGCCTCATCGAGCTCATCCTCGACGACAACTTGCTTTCCGGCTCCATACCTTCAGGCTTGGGGAGGCTGACTGCTCTCGCCGTCCTCTCACTGAGCGGCAACAGGCTCACCGGACAATTGCCCCCGAGCCTCGGGCATCTCAAGCTGGCTCAGGTCAACTTGGGCAGGAACCTTTTGGCAGGCCCTGTGCCATCGACCTTCGGAAACCTCAAGGCCTTAGAGTTTCTCGACCTCAGTCACAACCAGTTGATCGGAGGAATTCCCAGCTTCATGGGAGGATACCCGAACCTCACCAACCTCGACCTTTCCTACAACCAGTTCTCGGGACCAATTCCCAGCTCTCTTTGCAGGTTATCCATGGCAATGGAGATCTCATTAGACAGCAACAGGCTCACAAGCCAGATACCGAGCCAGATCGGCGACCTAAAAAATCTCAGAACCTTCTCAGTCAGTAACAATTCGCTCAATGGTTCCATTCCATATTCACTGGGAAAGCTCAAGAAGCTATGGCGAGTGAACTTGTCTGGGAACAAACTTTCAGGTCCTGTTCCTCTTGAAGTCCAAAATGGTTTGCCTGTTCTCCAAAGCCTCAACCTTTCCCACAATGACTTCCAGCTACAGACAATTCCAGATTGGATTAGGAGAAGAGAGCTTAGGGAAGTGCACCTTGCAGGCTGCAACATCAGGAGCAGCCTCGAGCCGTTTGCATTCCCAGGTATTATCGATCAGTTAGATCTTTCTGACAATCATCTCACAGGAGAAATTGGTGACTTCTTCACGAACATGTCAGTTCTGCAAACACTCGACCTGCACTCGAATCAGATTTCAGGTGAAATACCGAACTCCATATGGAGGGTTAAGAGCCTGCGGAGGCTTGATCTCTCGAGGAACCAAATTGAAGGAGGGATCCCGGCAAGTTTAGGTCAGATAACTACCTTGGAATGGCTGGACATATCGAACAACATGATCAATGGCAGCATGCCGAGCACCTTCAGCAGCTTAGTCAAGATCAAGCATGCTAGCTTCAGAGCAAACAGATTGTGTGGGCAAATTCCTCAGTCGAGGCCTTTCAATATCTTCCCACCTTCTGCTTATGCTCATAACTTGTGCCTGTGTGGCCGCCCACTGCCACCATGCAAGTGA
- the LOC122027389 gene encoding putative pectate lyase 2, whose amino-acid sequence MHHNVGRGLRRYTVTDSSDDPVRPRPGTLRYGATVLPGKVWITFQGSMQIKLVRPLLVKNFTTIDGRGADVHVAYGAGILLYQVSHVIIHGIQVHHIRAQAAGQVMDPLGELIEMVAEDGDAIRLVSSSEVWIDHNTLYSCEDGLLDVTLGSNAVTVSNNWFREHDKVMLLGHNDDFVQDKTMHVTVAFNRFGPNCNQRMPRVRYGYAHLVNNLYDGWLEYAVGGSTHPIILSQGNLYVASPGGNKKATLRMDAGGVRAMSASWKWRSVNDAFVNGAFFRQTGTGPVRPPYGRKQKFRVARAEAVRDLTRHAGALGCSAATGVRC is encoded by the exons ATGCACCACAACGTCGGCCGCGGTCTGCGGCGGTACACGGTTACCGACTCCAGCGACGACCCCGTGCGTCCCCGCCCTGGCACGCTGCGCTACGGCGCGACTGTGCTCCCGGGGAAGGTGTGGATCACTTTCCAAGGGAGCATGCAGATCAAGCTGGTGAGGCCTCTTCTCGTCAAGAACTTCACCACCATCGACGGCCGCGGTGCCGACGTCCACGTTGCTTACGGCGCCGGAATTCTGCTCTACCAG GTGAGCCATGTCATCATTCACGGGATCCAAGTCCACCACATACGAGCGCAGGCGGCGGGGCAGGTGATGGACCCGCTCGGCGAGCTGATAGAAATGGTTGCGGAGGACGGCGACGCGATCCGGCTGGTGTCTTCGTCAGAGGTTTGGATCGACCACAACACGCTGTACAGCTGCGAGGACGGGCTGCTCGACGTGACGCTCGGCTCCAATGCAGTGACGGTGTCCAACAACTGGTTCAGGGAGCACGACAAAGTGATGCTGCTCGGCCACAACGACGACTTCGTGCAGGACAAGACGATGCACGTCACCGTCGCCTTCAATCGCTTCGGCCCCAATTGCAACCAGCGGATGCCCAG GGTCAGGTACGGCTACGCGCATTTGGTGAACAACTTGTACGACGGGTGGCTCGAGTACGCCGTCGGCGGCAGCACGCACCCCATCATCCTTAGCCAGGGCAATCTCTACGTGGCGTCGCCAGGCGGAAACAAGAAGGCTACTCTCCGAATGGACGCAGGCGGCGTGCGAGCGATGTCGGCGTCGTGGAAATGGCGCTCGGTCAATGACGCCTTCGTCAACGGGGCGTTCTTCCGGCAGACGGGCACCGGCCCGGTACGGCCGCCGTACGGGCGGAAGCAGAAGTTTCGGGTGGCGCGGGCGGAGGCCGTGCGAGACTTGACGAGGCACGCCGGCGCACTCGGATGCAGCGCCGCCACCGGCGTTCGATGCTGA
- the LOC122027387 gene encoding high mobility group B protein 7-like isoform X1 gives MRNLLFSRLTFPSFIVSSRSCCWFLRCCFRFVPDLSRSSHSRRRVQEGGAMAKGSSKANPPRPRKRVEADTNTLKRARDGSAFTRCEACKKDVAVVLIDMHSCSLDSKIKMTLESQVVEKTVEATKPAEKKRAALTDREKKPKKTKKSKESSGRKRPPTAFFLFMDDFRKSFKEANPDNKSVSLVAKEGGEKWKSMLEEEKKPYVERAAELKAEFKKAVEEDNLEGEEEAGEKPEEETNQEEEEEEEKEASAKEEEELEDED, from the exons ATGCGAAATCTCCTCTTTTCCCGCCTAACATTTCCTTCCTTTATAGTCTCTTCTAGATCGTGCTGTTGGTTCTTGCGCTGTTGTTTTCGTTTCGTTCCTGATCTCTCTCGGTCTTCACACAGTCGCCGTCGTGTTCAGGAAGGGGGAGCAATGGCGAAGGGTTCATCAAAGGCTAATCCGCCGAGGCCGAGGAAAAGGGTGGAAGCAGACACTAACACGTTGAAGCGTGCGAGGGATGGAAGCGCCTTCACAAGATg CGAAGCGTGCAAAAAGGATGTGGCAGTCGTGCTCATCGACATGCACAGTTGCAGTCTCGATTCTAAGATCAAGATGACGCTTG AATCACAAGTTGTGGAAAAAACAGTGGAGGCGACGAAGCCTGCTGAgaa GAAGAGAGCTGCCTTGACGGATAGGGAGAAGAAGCCAAAGAAGACAAAGAAGTCCAAAGAATCTAGTGGTCGCAAGCGACCTCCCACAGCCTTCTTCCTTTTCAT GGATGATTTTAGGAAGTCATTCAAAGAGGCTAACCCTGACAATAAGAGCGTGTCTTTG GTTGCCAAAGAAGGTGGTGAAAAGTGGAAATCCATGTTGGAAGAA GAAAAGAAACCTTATGTTGAAAGAGCAGCAGAGCTCAAAGCAGAATTTAAGAAAGCAGTAGAGGAGGACAATCTAGAAGGTGAGGAGGAAGCAGGTGAGAAGCCGGAAGAAGAAaccaatcaagaagaagaagaagaa GAGGAGAAGGAAGCTTCTgccaaagaagaagaggaactagaaGATGAAGATTAA